One part of the Quercus lobata isolate SW786 chromosome 7, ValleyOak3.0 Primary Assembly, whole genome shotgun sequence genome encodes these proteins:
- the LOC115953996 gene encoding DNA polymerase delta small subunit, giving the protein MEAMEIDSQNILQRKQATYTSLDDTFKIHKETYRGQQYSQIYFTRLHLMRTLLYSLAPNWKPHLPVCTILELEKDRECIVVGTLYKHMKLKPCILDEYSKERSVTPLVKPHNFMHPDDTLVLEDDSGRVKLSGSVLLPSIYVTGVVVALLGKETDAGDFLVQDVLEAGLPPQIEHPLKPREDKHVVFVSGLSVGGSTSNPLQFQLLIDHITGHLGDEKEQGIAAEIVHVVLAGNSVEFPRGLLNGQNLASKDQSRLSEPIKELDIFLTQVAASLPLDIMPGSDDPANFSLPQQPLNRCLFPGSSAYNTFRSCTNPHCFEVDNIRFLGTSGQNIDDLEKYSEAKDKLEFMERTLKWRHLAPTTPNTLGCYPFVDRDPFFIDSCPHVYFVGNQDKYKTDLIKGSEGQLVRLICIPKFCDTGVAVVLNLRNLECHTLSFGTEFSS; this is encoded by the exons ATGGAAGCCATGGAAATCGACTCACAGAACATTCTCCAGAGAAAACAAGCTACCTATACCTCCCTG GATGATACTTTTAAGATTCACAAAGAGACATATAGGGGACAGCAGTACAGTCAAATTTACTTCACTCGTCTCCACTTGATGCGAACCCTCCTCTATTCCCTAGCCCCCAATTGGAAACCCCATTTGCCTG TTTGCACAATTTTGGAATTGGAAAAAGACAGGGAATGCATCGTTGTCGGAACCCTGTACAAGCACATGAAACTCAAACCTTGCATTCTTGATGAATACTCCAAGGAG AGATCTGTGACTCCGCTTGTCAAGCCTCATAATTTTATGCATCCAGATGATACGCTAGTTTTAGAAGACGATAGTGGAAGAGTTAAGCTTAGTGGGAGTGTCCTCTTACCATCTATATACGTAACAG GTGTTGTTGTTGCTTTGCTTGGAAAGGAAACTGATGCTGGAGATTTCTTGGTCCAAGATGTCCTAGAAGCTGGCCTACCACCCCAGATAGAGCATCCCCTTAAACCAA GAGAAGACAAGCATGTTGTTTTTGTATCAGGGTTAAGTGTTGGGGGAAGCACTTCTAATCCTCTTCAGTTTCAGCTTCTTATTGATCATATAACAGGACATTTAGGAGATGAGAAG GAACAAGGCATTGCAGCAGAAATAGTTCACGTAGTACTTGCTGGGAATTCTGTTGAATTTCCTCGTGGTCTTCTCAATGGACAG AATTTGGCTTCAAAGGATCAATCAAGGCTGTCTGAGCCTATTAAAGAGCTAGATATCTTTTTGACACAG GTTGCTGCTAGTTTGCCTTTAGATATCATGCCAGGATCTGATGACCCAGCTAACTTCTCCTTACCTCAGCAG CCGTTGAATAGATGCCTTTTCCCTGGGTCTTCAGCTTATAACACTTTTAGGTCTTGTACTAACCCTCATTGTTTTGAGGTTGACAATATCAG ATTTCTTGGAACATCGGGACAGAACATAGATGATCTTGAGAAGTATTCAGAGGCAAAGGATAAACTTGAATTCATGGAAAGGACATTAAAGTGGAGGCATTTGGCACCGACAACACCTAATACTCTTG GGTGTTATCCTTTTGTGGACAGGGATCCTTTCTTCATTGATAGCTGTCCTCATGTTTACTTTGTTGGTAATCAGGATAAATACAAAACTGACTTAATAAAGG GGTCAGAAGGGCAGTTGGTGAGACTCATATGCATTCCTAAATTCTGTGATACAGGAGTTGCTGTTGTG CTAAACTTGAGAAATCTTGAATGCCATACTCTCAGTTTTGGGACTGAATTCAGCTCATAA
- the LOC115953724 gene encoding uncharacterized protein LOC115953724: MDSASSATVQHVNKKSSDELLKKFAEMGSDSGDEAPARKELRVLKRRKRGRIIREGGQCDSPSNSTSLVERRSLLPLVPTRRSELLRQLGIGRTKLRARDIKNKSLLGTIEKTWRKTVEGASKVFIEKHHNRHKRLINDTV; encoded by the exons ATGGACTCTGCTAGCTCTGCTACAGTTCAACATGTTAACAAGAAGTCTTCCGATGAATTACTTAAAAAGTTTGCTGAAATGGGTTCGGATTCGGGTGATGAGGCCCCGGCGAGGAAAGAGTTAAGGGTGTTGAAACGCCGGAAAAGGGGTAGGATAATAAGAGAAGGTGGTCAATGTGACAGCCCATCTAATAGTACTAGCTTAGTGGAAAGGAGGTCTCTTCTTCCTCTAGTGCCAACAAGGAGGTCAGAATTGCTTCGGCAACTTGGGATTGGGAGGACAAAGCTGAGGGCAAGGGATATCAAGAACAAGTCCCTCTTGGGAACCATTGAGAAG ACATGGCGTAAAACTGTAGAAGGGGCTTCAAAAGTATTTATAGAGAAGCATCACAACCGGCACAAGCGTTTAATAAATGACACTGTCTAg
- the LOC115953085 gene encoding probable protein phosphatase 2C 25 — translation MLSWLARMAWACWKPVRRYARMSKDNNSSNRTSNDDDDFDSSLADSLIWCRDLHKHSLGEYSFAIVQANEVIEDQSQVETAPNATFVGVYDGHGGPDASRYICDHLFLHLVRHARENGTISEDELRSAFSATEEGFLTLVRRSWGIKPLIAAIGSCCLVGVIWRGTLYVANLGDSRAVIGSVGRNNEIIAEQLTRDHNASMEEVRQELKSRHPDDSHIVVMKHGVWRIKGIIQVSRSIGDAYLKRPEFCLDPSFPKFHLPEPIRRPVLTAEPSICARVLQPNDKFIIFASDGLWEHMTNQEAAEIVHNNPRQGIARRLLKSALNVAARKREMRYDDLKKVEKGIRRFFHDDITVVVIFIDHELLSKTQSVPEISVRGFMDTVGPSNFSLLQGMT, via the exons ATGTTGTCGTGGTTGGCAAGGATGGCTTGGGCGTGTTGGAAACCAGTAAGGAGATATGCCCGTATGAGCAAGGATAATAATAGCAGCAACAGAACTAGCAATGATGACGATGATTTCGATTCTTCACTCGCTGACTCGCTTATTTGGTGCCGTGACCTTCACAAACACTCTTTAGGTGAATACTCTTTCGCTATTGTTCAAGCCAATGAGGTTATTGAAGATCAGAGCCAAGTTGAGACCGCTCCTAATGCCACCTTTGTTGGCGTTTATGATGGCCATGGTGGCCCTGATGCCTCTCGTTATATCTGTGACCATCTCTTTCTTCATCTAGTTA GGCATGCTAGAGAAAATGGAACCATATCTGAAGATGAACTTAGGAGTGCTTTTTCAGCAACTGAGGAGGGGTTTCTTACTCTTGTTCGTAGGTCCTGGGGAATAAAACCACTGATTGCAGCAATTGGGTCTTGTTGCCTGGTTGGGGTCATCTGGAGGGGAACATTATATGTTGCCAATTTGGGTGATTCTCGAGCTGTTATTGGTTCTGTAGGTAGAAATAATGAGATAATTGCTGAGCAGTTGACTAGAGATCACAATGCAAGTATGGAGGAGGTTAGACAAGAACTCAAGTCCAGGCATCCTGATGATTCACATATTGTAGTCATGAAGCATGGAGTTTGGCGTATCAAAGGCATCATTCAG GTATCTAGATCTATAGGTGATGCATACTTGAAAAGGCCAGAGTTTTGTCTTGATCCTTCATTTCCAAAATTCCACCTTCCTGAACCCATCCGTCGACCTGTGCTGACAGCAGAACCATCTATATGTGCTAGAGTTTTACAACCCAATgataaatttatcatatttgcATCTGACGGGCTTTGGGAACACATGACAAATCAGGAAGCTGCTGAGATTGTGCATAATAACCCAAGACAA GGAATTGCAAGAAGACTTCTCAAATCAGCTTTAAATGTAGCAGCTAGGAAAAGGGAGATGAGATATGATGACCTTAAGAAGGTTGAAAAGGGGATCAGGCGGTTCTTTCATGATGATATTACAGTTGTCGTTATCTTTATAGACCATGAGTTGCTGAGTAAAACGCAATCTGTACCAGAGATTTCGGTAAGAGGGTTCATGGATACAGTTGGACCATCAAATTTCAGTCTTCTTCAAGGAATGACATGA